Part of the bacterium genome is shown below.
GGTCGATTTTGCCGTGGAGTCGAACCGTGTGGCTGGAGTTAACAGGGTCACTCAGTTCGACGGAAGGGGCCGCGGCACGTTTCGACTGACTGTTGAAACCAAATTCCAGCAGACAGGGGAAACGGCGGAAGGTCTGACCGTCACCGGTATCTTCCAGAAATGCTTGGGGCAGGGCGGCGGGTTCCAGGGTGGTTCGAACCATGTTGCGGATCGCACGCTGAATCCGATGGTACTGAATGGTGAGTTGTTCGGGAGCGCCCAGCATCCATTTGGCATTTCCGCTAGTGGCCCATTTGAGAATCACGGAAGACAGTGAGTCGAAAAATGCAAGGACCCTTTCCGTCGCGGCGGGGTTCAGTGATACGAGTGGCAAAGCATCCGGCGAGGGGCGGGCTTCCCCCTCCTGGAGATGCCAGACGCCTTTGGGATCCAGAATAGACCAGTCCGGTGACATGAGTTCGGCAAAAGTCTCCGTGACCGTAATGAGGCCGGGAATGTAATTTGGGGCGGGGAATCCCTGCAACAGGCGGAAGCCCTCATGCATGATGAAATGAAGTGCGGTGCCGAAATCGCGGGGACTGGCCTCAAGTTCATTACGTTCTATCGGTTCCACACCGGCAATGTACTGGAGATAATATTTATAAGGACAAGCTATCAGCTGCTCAAGTTGGGTGGGACTGAAGTCCATGGGCCCCTCTTTTGCTGGCTTGATTTTAGCCCACAATTCCGGCGACAGAATTCCCGCATATTCTCCGCCGGTCGTGATGGCGTGGAGTGGCTTCTCAAGTTCTCCCTGGGCCTGGCGGGTAAAGAAAGCCTGGCGGTCGTGTTCCATACTGATGCCATGGGCGACATGGATGGCCAGATCTTTAGGGGCTGCCTGAGTCTCCGTTTTAGGTGCGGCAGTAACCTCGTCGGGATGGTGGGCGCAGCGTTGCCAGCGTTCATCATTAGCACGGCACAGGGCAAGAGGAATCGTCCCCAGAAACGACTCACCCGGGAAGGGGCGGCGCTTATGCGTGGTGATGGCACGATGATTCTGCCAGTGATCAAGCAAATGGGGTGCACCTTGAGCGAGACGCCAGCGGTCATAGGGGTCAGGAGGCGCCTCCGGGAGGGACGGCCAGGTTGGCCAACCGGTGAGACGCCACAAAGTACTGAAAAAGACGGAGGGCGTCAGTTCTTTGCCATCCTCTCCATGGCGGCGATAGGAAAACACGATTCGTTCTTTGGCGGCGGCCAACGTTGTCAGGAAAAGTAAATTCTCCTGGCTGTTACGCACTTTTGAAGCTGCCAGGGAGGAGGCGGGGAGGGGTCCCTTTTTCAATAGGCGTTCACGAAAGGTCATTAATTCCGCGTCAGGGAACAGCGGGCTGGGGGTGGGGAGCTGGGGAAATTCCCCGGAATTCATACCGGCCAGAAGAACCACTTTGAAGTGAAGGCCGGCCATATCGAAAGGATTGAGAATCCACACACCGGATTCATCGGAGGGGCCAGGTGAGACGGTGATATTTTCAAGGGCACGGCTAATCAGATCCACAATGGTCGCCCAATTGATTTGATTGTCTGCCACCAGAATATGGCGGCGCAGGGTGTTAAGCGTATCGAGCGCCACTTCACAGGCCTTGGTGTTTAAAATTCCGGCACGGGCAGAAAGGGTATCTTCAGACGGTGTGGAGTCAAGTGTGAGAAGTTCACAGCGTGTGAGCAGGTCTGTAATGCCTTCTTTGAGGGTTTGGATAGAGGATTGGCCCAGGACAGTTTTGTAAAGGTCACTGACAAGATTTGCCTGGGTCTCGGCCTGTTCGAGGGTCGGGAACTGACGATTCTTGGAATGGGGGGCAAGGTAGTAACTGACAAGACGGCGGGCGAGGCGCTTGGGGTCATCAAGAGTCGGTTCCGCTCCAGAGCGGAGAATATCGTCTGCAAGTGAGGCGGGGTCTGCAAGCCCTTTGCTTGGCCAATTGATCCAGGGGCTTTCCAGAAGGGCACAGAAGACTTCTCTATTTCGGGTTGCTGAAAACCGCGCCATATTGAGGATTGTTTTAATAATGGGGATGGCCAGTAGTGGGACGCCACGGCGGAAGTAATAGGGAATATTAAAACGGCTGAAGACGTCCATGATGGCATCCGAACAGGTGCCGAGGTTGCGGGTGACGAGACAGATATCTTCAGGGCGCAGGGGGGCAGCCCGGTCGTGGAGTTCCCAGGCGATACGGCGGGCCAGATCTTCGATTTCACCATAGAGGCCGACGGAGGTGGAGAACCCGATGCAGGCGCGTGCGGGTTCTGCCAGGGCCCGATCCTGCATAGCATAACCTTCACGCAGGCTTGTCAGTTCTTCGATGGCGCCCCGGGTTGAAGGGGCTTGAAAGGTGAGCCCGTTGATGTCTTCGGGGCCGTTGGATCCTTCAAAGAGGAGGCGCCCCGTTTGTGTCATCAGATCTTGACCCCACCAATCCTGTTCATGTTCTGACAGAATGTGATGAACATGAACGTGAGCCTGCCCGAATTGGGTAGAGAGGGCGTGGATGACGGATTCCTGAAAAGGGGCCACCCAGCGGACGGAGAGGAAGGCGATAGTGGTGGCATGTTGCAGTGGTTGCGGCCATTTGGAACGCGGGCCATGGAGCAGGGCGAGAATGGCAGTGTTGACGGTGGTGTCGTCGGCGACAAGGAGGCTTTGGCAGACGGTGGTATAGGCATTGTAGAGGGCGGCCAGATCGGGGTTTTTAGGGGAGTGTTTGTCCTTGGCTAGAAGGGCAATGAATTCGGGGGCACGGTTGGCAAGCGGTGCGACAGTGTCTGTCAGTTCCTCAAGGGTTTCCTCCAGCGCGGCAGGAGTGAGAGCGGTAAGAATGGAGTTATCGGGGTGCGAGGAAACGAGAAACTTTGAGACGGCCTCCACGATGGCGAGTTCCCGGTCAAGATCGGTGATCGGACGCAGGGATTGTCCTGCGGCGTTTTTAAGAAGTCCGGCCTGGGCGGCGGATTCGGCGCAAAGGCGCAGAAAAGAGGCCTGGGTAAGATGACGCCGTCCATCAAAGAAACCGTCCCGCTTCAGGGTGCGGCGCTGAACCTGACGCAGGGCGACGGCGGTCGGGTAGATCAGCAGGTCGGGGCACTGGGATCGGGTTGTCGGTTGAGCGGTCATGGGAGGATTTCAGGCATGACATAATTTCCGGGTCCGCTGATGAGAAGCTTTTTGGATACGCCAAAGCGTTCGAGTCTGAGGAAGATCCCCCAGGCTGCGCCACTGTTGGTGCCTAGTGCGACGATGACCTCATGTTCGCCTGCGGTGCTTTCAAACTTTGCCGTTCCTTTATCGACCGTGGCGGGATTAATGCCGTTCGGGTCTTGAAACAGTAATTTGCCATCCAGCCAGGCTTTGACGGGGCCATCATAGCCAAGAACCAGAGATAACGGCATGGGCTCTTTGCAGGAGAAACGGAAGGCGAAATAAACCAGCTCATCCGTGTTTCCGTGCTGGGCGATTTCCGGGTGCAGATTGCAGAAGTTTTCAGCAAACTTACGCGGCGTCATATGCAAGCCGTCAAGACTGGCGGGACATTCCAACTCATCAAGTCTGCCTGCAGAGGGTTGAAAAGCGCTGACTTTTAACTGTTTGATAAACGGTGTGATGGAGCGGGGAACGCCCATGGCAATGGGGCCCAACACAGGTAATGATCGCCCGCCTTCATCCGTGATGTTGCAGTAGGGGTCAGTGCCGAAACCGTAGTGAACAGCTGCTCCCATCAGGTCGGTGGCAGACATTCCCGTGCGGATCCGCACTCGCGGGCCGTCCAACTGGATATCGAAAGGACTACTGGCTCCACTGGGGGTAACGATGGTGAAACCGCTGGGTCGGTCACCTGTGCGTAGCTTGCCCACTACATTCTCGAACTCCGCCACGACCACGCCCAGGCCGCGGACCGTTTCGACACTAACTTTTTTCAAGGTGATGGGGGGGAGGCCCGCTTTACGTCCCAGGCGCAAAACCTGCATAGCCTGCGCCATGCGAACGGCCAGCACATAATGGCCTGCGCCGCTGATATGAATGCCGTCATCCAGCGGCAAATCGATCGCCGGTACGGTCTCCAGATTTTTGATAACCAGCGGCAGGCGACGCTCCTGATCCTGGATTGAATTCCAGTGCACAGCATTCTCCGCACCCCAGCCCACCACGCGTGCGATTTGTACAATCACAATGGGAAGTGTCTTGTCCCCGCAATCGCGCCGTAAGGAACTGGCAAATTCTTTCATGCGCGCTGTGTAGAGTTTGGCAGCCTCGAGACTGGCGTCGCTGCAGCCCTGATACCAGAGCAAGCCCGCCACGCGGCCGCCGTTTTTCTTGAGCCGGCGGATCATGGCGCCATAGAGGCTCTTGCCTCCCTCGTTTTTGCGTTTGGGATCCCACTGTGTCATCGTTGTGCCACCATGGGCAGCGGCGATCAGACCTTGAGGAACGCCATTCAGGCGGAGCATTTCATTCCCGAACGCCGGGCCGGGACAGACGCCCCAATCGGCGTCAGGTTTTCCCGGGTGCGCCCCGCCATTAAGATCCACATGCACCTGATCCACGCACTCCCACATGTTATGTAAGGGATCCTTCGCAATATCCCAGCGATCGTTCATAAAGAAGGCGCGTACTTGCGGGGCGACAGCCAGGCGCGGTTTCGGGAAGAGCCCACAGCCCTGCATATTGGATTGTCCGCCCCGCAGCCACACATCGCCCACCAGAATATCTTTGATGCCCAGGGACTCGGAGCCGGCCTTGAGTTCGATGTCGTAAGGACCGCCCACGGGTATTCCCTTCAGGCAACCACTCATCTTGCCGCGGGAGGCAGTGCCGACTTTTATGCCAGCACATCCCTTTATCGTTTTCCCCCCTTGCCGAACAGTGGCCGTTACGGGTCCCTGGGCGTCACATGCCCCTGAAAAACCGGCTTCACTGACATTCTTTTTATTCCGCTGCACAACCATATGGCTAAAAAGCCCTGTTTCGATTTTCATACGAGTTCCTTGCTGAAATCTGTCTTCTGAATCCTGACTACTGAATCCTGTTCTCTACCATTTGAAGCCGAGCGCATCGACAAATGCTTTGGCCATGACCATGTGTCCAACCTGATTGGGATGGACGCGATCCCAGGCGAGCGTGCCGGAGTATTGGGTGTTCAGGATCTTGTCGATGGCGGCCTGGGTGTCGACTAGGACAGTCTTATTTTCCCTGGCGATTTTTTTGACGACGGCACCATATTTATCCATGGTGGCCCGCATGGGATCCCGCCTGTTGGCTTCAATATAGTACGGGGTCACCAGGATCAGGCCTTTGACCTTGGGCAGAGTGGACTTAACCAGTTCCCGCAGCGTCGCTTCGTATTCCTTGATCGGAACGTGCCATTCCGTTTGAAGCGGGCAATCATATTGGCGCCAGACGTCGTTAATACCGATCATGATGGAAACCCAGTCGGGCTTGAGATCAACGACGTCGGTCTGCCAGCGGGCCTTGAGATCACGGACGGTATTGCCGCTGCATCCCATGTTGACTACACGGATTCCCAACTCAGGATAGGATGAACCGAGGAGCGCATTGACGAGGCAGGAATAGCCGCGTCCAAGCGGATCGAACAATCCCTCGGCAACGGGGCGAGTGCGCCCGGCGTCAGTAATGGAATCCCCGATCATCACCAGTTTCGAACCCTTTTGTAATTTCATAGAATACGTTCCTTGTAAAATTTGTACGCGTGCCTATCGCACACGGAATAAGGGGCGTCAATCAGAAATTATTGGCTGAAAGTAGTTCAAGCATGGGTCATGCTGTTTTAAGTTTGACCTTGATCCCCACATGCGTTTCCATCACGGTGTTTGGCAATCATAACTACTAGGATTAAGTGGATGTAAAACTGTGAAAACACTTGAAACTTCATCTTTACTCAAGGCACGTCTGCTGGCTGACGGCCAAATCCTTTGAAGAGCGAAAGGATATTGTAATGAAATCGGGCCTTATTCAAAGCTTTGGTGAAAACCACGTTGATTATTTGCATGATGAATCCCGCTTCAGTGGGAGAGCGGAGACGATTGCGTTTCCCGCCAATGAAAACGAGGTCCGGCATGTGGTGGCGGCCGTTTGTGCCGCGGGCGGCACCCTTACTGTTCAAGGTGCACGTACCGGTATTGCGGGAGGGGCTGTGCCGAGAGGAGGCACTGTACTCAATCTCAGCCGCTTGAATATTGTCGGGTATTGTACTCCCTGTAAGGGATTCCTGAAGGCGCAGGCTGGAGTGCTTCTGACAGACGTGCGGGCAGTAGCCGATGAAAATAATTTATTTTTTCCGCCGGACCCAACGGAAACTTCCGCCTCGATTGGCGGGATGATTGCCACCAATGCCTCAGGCGCCTTGTCGTTTTTTTATGGATCCACCCGGAAATGGATTGAGGCACTACGGATTGTCCTTGCTGATGGATCCATGTTGGCGCTCCAGCGGGGTGACGCGATCGTGTCGGGGCGAGAATTTCGTGTTGCCACTGAGGATGGTCGGGAAATCTGCGGGATATTGCCCGGTTACACCATGCCACCCGTCAAGAGTGCCGCTGGGTATTATGCGGCTGATAACATGGATTTGATCGACCTTTTTATGGGCATGGAGGGGACGCTGGGCATCATTACCGAGGCGAAGCTCCGCCTGATTCCACGGCCAGCAGTGGTTTGCGGGCTCACTGTTTTTCTGCCTTCCACGGCAGCGGCGTTAACGTTTGTAAGGCTGGTACGCGGTGAAAGCGTGGGCCTTCAGACCGGCTTACTGGCCCGGCCGGTGGCGATCGAATTTTTCAATCATGACACCTTGGAGCTGTTGCGTCAGATGAAGCGGGAGGGGAAAGGGGGGGGCTCCATACCGCCACTTCGGTCGCATTACCATACTGCCGTCTATCTTGAGTTCCATGGAGAAGTTGAGGAGGCGTTGGAAAGTGCCGCCATGGCGGCGATTGAGACCGCCTCGGCGTTGGGGGGGAGCGGTGAAGACTCCTGGTTCGCATCGACCCCACGCGATCTGGAGCCACAAAAGGCCTTCCGGCATGCCATTCCCGAAGCGGTGAATCTGCTCATCGGCGAAAGGCAGCGGATAGACCCTGCTATCACTAAATTGGGAACGGATATGTCCGTCCCTGATGCCGCATTAGAACAGGTCATGGACATGTATCAAGAGGGATTAAAAGCCGCCAGATTGGAGTCGGTTATTTTTGGGCACATTGGGAATAACCATGTGCACGTCAATATCCTCCCGCGCAGCATGGAGGAATATGAACGTGGCAAAGCCCTCTATCAGGTTTGGGCCCGGCGTGTTGTGGAAATGGGTGGGTCAGTCTCTGCAGAGCATGGGATAGGTCGACTGAAAACCTCGTTATTGGAACTGATGGTGGGTAAACACGGGGTTGCGCAGATGCGTGCCCTTAAGCAACTTTTTGATCCCGGGATGAAATTGAACCCCGGGGTGCTGTTTGACTGATAGGAGAGCAATATGAAAGCAATGAGACTGACTGGAATTCGTGCCATGGCAATGCAGACGGTTCCCACACCTGCTGTCACGCAAGACAATGAGATCCTGATTCAGATGACGCGGGTTGGGGTTTGTGGCTCTGATGTGCATTACTACACAGAAGGCAAGATTGGGTCCCAGGTGGTGCAGTATCCCTTTACGGTTGGCCATGAGGGGGCGGGAATTATCAAACAGGTCGGGGCCGCGGTTTCAAAATTCAGGCCGGGTGACCATGTCGCCATCGAGCCAGCCATGCCCTGCTGGGGGTGTGACCAATGTCTGGCGGGGCGGCCGCATACTTGTCGTAAACTTAAGTTTCTGGGCTGTCCGGAGCAAGCGGAAGGCTGTCTCTCTGAATACGTGGTCATGCCGGAGACCAGTTGCGTTGCCTTGTCCCCTTCGATCAGTGACGATGAGGGCGCGCTTTCCGAGCCACTCGCGATTGGGGTCTATGCCGTGAAAACTTCGATTCCCATGCGGGGAGCGAAGGTGGGAATCCTTGGGTCCGGCCCCATCGGGTTGAGTATCCTGTTTGCCGCCCGTGCACAGGGTGCGGGTTGCATTTATGTCACCGACAAAATTAAGGCGCGCCTGGCAATGGCGCGTCGCGCCGGTGCCGATTGGGGCGGCAATCCCGAAGCCTGTGATGTAGTTAAGGAGATTTGTCAACGGGAGCCAGCGCAGCTCGATGTGGTCTTTGAATGCTGCGGCAAGCAGGAAGCATTGGATCAGGGAATAGAGCTTCTGAAACCGGGTGGCAAATTAATGGTGGTTGGAATCCCGCCGACCCTTGACCGTGTCTCCTTTAAGATCGATCTCCTACGGCGTAAAGAACTCTGCATTCAGAACGTGCGGCGGCAGAATCACTGTGTTCAGCCTGCTCTCGATATGATTGCCCGCCGTGAATTCGATGTAAATGTCATGGTCACCCACCGGTTCCCCTTCAGCCAAACCCAGGCGGCTTTTGATCTGGTGGCTGGCTATGAAAATGGCGTGGTCAAGGCGATGATTGATTTTTGATGGTGGCATAAGTCTGCTGGCGGAATTCAGCCGGGGGGACGCCCCGGATACGGGTGAAGACTCGGGTGAAGTGGTACCGGTCGCAAAAGCCCGTTCGTTCGGCTATTTCTTTGATCCCAAGCGAGGAGTGATGCAGGAGAAGGCAGGCCTGCTCAACCCGTTTGGACGTGCTATAGGCCTGTGGGCTTACCCCTGTTTGCCGCTTGAATAAGCGAATAAAGGCATTGGTATTCATGCGAGCGATCCGGGCTAAGGTGTCGTTGGATGGGGGAGTTTGATGGGATTGTTCCATGAGCCGCATGGCGTCCAGGATACATGTGTTGCAGTTCTCATGCTTTAAGAGTTCATCCGGGACCTGGGCAAGCGCCTGATGGATGAGGGAGAATGCCAGCATGACGCCCCGATTACATAGGGGGGTGCCTTCCTCGCTGTAATTGTAAAGCTCACCTGCCCGCTTTTGTGTGGCATTGTCGATGGGAATGCAGAATACGGATGGCGGTAATCCGGTATAGGGCGGCGGGGTGACGAAATGCATATAGAGATGCTCCATCACCTTGGAATGGTGCGATGCAAAAGGGGTATTCGGCGAGATTAAGACAAGATGGCCGGGATCCAGGGGCGTGATCCGGTCGGAGAGGCGCACTTGCGCCCCTACATTTCGGTTCCAGTAGAGCCTCCAATACGGCGCTGAAAGATTGGGATTATTCCATTGTCTGAGCGATGCTGCGATACAGGTTGTCATTCGGATGCCGGAACTGTGATATTCATTTATCATGCATGCCATACTCACTCAAAACGGATAAATATTCAAGGTCTTGCGTCTTTGAATATTCCTAAGTGCGAGAAAAGTACACAACCCAGGCGTATTTAATCCATTGCTCACAACGCAGAGTGAGCCTAGGATTCCATGATTGTTTTAAACACAGGAGCGGTTGTCGCTTCCTAGAGAGGAAATTGAATGAAGATCAAGAAGGTATCGAAGAGTCCAATCACGTGTTCGGGGCCGGATCTGGTGGCCTCACGATTTCGTCAAATCCATCTGGATTTCCACACCTCGGAACTCATCCCTGATGTAGGTGCGGAATTTGACGCCGATACATTTGGAAACATCCTTGACGAGGCGCGGGTCAATTGGATCACCCTGTTTGCCAAGTGCCATCACGGGATGAGCTATTATCCGACTCAGGCGGGGGCCATCCATCCGAGCATGAAAATCGATTTGCTGGGTGAGCAAATTGAAGCCTGCCGTAAGCGGGGGATTGTGACCCCGGCCTACATCAGCGTCCGGGTCGATGAACACAATGCCAAGATTCATCATGACTGGATTGGCCACCTTAAGGACAACAAGTACTGGAAGTGGGGCGATACCCTGTCGGCTGGTTGGTATAACCATTGCATGAACAACACCGACTACATTGACCAGTTGGAAGCGCAGGCCGAAGAAGTGCTGAAATGGTACGATGTCGAGGGCCTGTTCTTTGACATGTGCTACTGCCCTGATCCCGGTTGTTACTGTCCCCGCTGCTATGACAGCATGAAGCGACGTGGAATGGACTTCGCCAGTGATGAGGATCATCGCAAGCATGAGTTCCTGATTACCCGTGAGTATACGCAACGCCTCACCAAGGCCATCCGGAAGATCAAGAAGAATGCCACGATCTTTTTCAACGGCCGCATGCGGCCTGGCATTACTGAGGAGTTGGATGTCTTTACGCACATTGAGATCGAGGCGCTTCCCACGGGAGGCTGGGGGTATGCCTTCTTCCCGATCCATGCCCGCTATGGGCGCGTTCTGCCGCGTCCGCTGCAGGGGATGACGGCCCGTTTCCACAAGAGCTGGGCCGACTTTGGCGGCGTGAAGACCTCGGACCAGTTGCTGTTTGAGGCTGGCACGATTTTGTCCGCCACG
Proteins encoded:
- a CDS encoding PD-(D/E)XK nuclease family protein, with translation MTAQPTTRSQCPDLLIYPTAVALRQVQRRTLKRDGFFDGRRHLTQASFLRLCAESAAQAGLLKNAAGQSLRPITDLDRELAIVEAVSKFLVSSHPDNSILTALTPAALEETLEELTDTVAPLANRAPEFIALLAKDKHSPKNPDLAALYNAYTTVCQSLLVADDTTVNTAILALLHGPRSKWPQPLQHATTIAFLSVRWVAPFQESVIHALSTQFGQAHVHVHHILSEHEQDWWGQDLMTQTGRLLFEGSNGPEDINGLTFQAPSTRGAIEELTSLREGYAMQDRALAEPARACIGFSTSVGLYGEIEDLARRIAWELHDRAAPLRPEDICLVTRNLGTCSDAIMDVFSRFNIPYYFRRGVPLLAIPIIKTILNMARFSATRNREVFCALLESPWINWPSKGLADPASLADDILRSGAEPTLDDPKRLARRLVSYYLAPHSKNRQFPTLEQAETQANLVSDLYKTVLGQSSIQTLKEGITDLLTRCELLTLDSTPSEDTLSARAGILNTKACEVALDTLNTLRRHILVADNQINWATIVDLISRALENITVSPGPSDESGVWILNPFDMAGLHFKVVLLAGMNSGEFPQLPTPSPLFPDAELMTFRERLLKKGPLPASSLAASKVRNSQENLLFLTTLAAAKERIVFSYRRHGEDGKELTPSVFFSTLWRLTGWPTWPSLPEAPPDPYDRWRLAQGAPHLLDHWQNHRAITTHKRRPFPGESFLGTIPLALCRANDERWQRCAHHPDEVTAAPKTETQAAPKDLAIHVAHGISMEHDRQAFFTRQAQGELEKPLHAITTGGEYAGILSPELWAKIKPAKEGPMDFSPTQLEQLIACPYKYYLQYIAGVEPIERNELEASPRDFGTALHFIMHEGFRLLQGFPAPNYIPGLITVTETFAELMSPDWSILDPKGVWHLQEGEARPSPDALPLVSLNPAATERVLAFFDSLSSVILKWATSGNAKWMLGAPEQLTIQYHRIQRAIRNMVRTTLEPAALPQAFLEDTGDGQTFRRFPCLLEFGFNSQSKRAAAPSVELSDPVNSSHTVRLHGKIDRVDLVFDSDKILRAMIVVDYKGKSKGTLTPATLAANIAKAEDCQLPAYALAASSRFASRAQSPLPVFMQYLSYSLSAEEMIKDCQKRWLTMDGHPLEEEKLAAIIGDASSLMDAFSTSVFTALAKYERGEFAVSPIECKFCAFAGCCRHYASQLTPDADKTEDAS
- a CDS encoding sialate O-acetylesterase — its product is MKIETGLFSHMVVQRNKKNVSEAGFSGACDAQGPVTATVRQGGKTIKGCAGIKVGTASRGKMSGCLKGIPVGGPYDIELKAGSESLGIKDILVGDVWLRGGQSNMQGCGLFPKPRLAVAPQVRAFFMNDRWDIAKDPLHNMWECVDQVHVDLNGGAHPGKPDADWGVCPGPAFGNEMLRLNGVPQGLIAAAHGGTTMTQWDPKRKNEGGKSLYGAMIRRLKKNGGRVAGLLWYQGCSDASLEAAKLYTARMKEFASSLRRDCGDKTLPIVIVQIARVVGWGAENAVHWNSIQDQERRLPLVIKNLETVPAIDLPLDDGIHISGAGHYVLAVRMAQAMQVLRLGRKAGLPPITLKKVSVETVRGLGVVVAEFENVVGKLRTGDRPSGFTIVTPSGASSPFDIQLDGPRVRIRTGMSATDLMGAAVHYGFGTDPYCNITDEGGRSLPVLGPIAMGVPRSITPFIKQLKVSAFQPSAGRLDELECPASLDGLHMTPRKFAENFCNLHPEIAQHGNTDELVYFAFRFSCKEPMPLSLVLGYDGPVKAWLDGKLLFQDPNGINPATVDKGTAKFESTAGEHEVIVALGTNSGAAWGIFLRLERFGVSKKLLISGPGNYVMPEILP
- a CDS encoding SGNH/GDSL hydrolase family protein, which gives rise to MKLQKGSKLVMIGDSITDAGRTRPVAEGLFDPLGRGYSCLVNALLGSSYPELGIRVVNMGCSGNTVRDLKARWQTDVVDLKPDWVSIMIGINDVWRQYDCPLQTEWHVPIKEYEATLRELVKSTLPKVKGLILVTPYYIEANRRDPMRATMDKYGAVVKKIARENKTVLVDTQAAIDKILNTQYSGTLAWDRVHPNQVGHMVMAKAFVDALGFKW
- a CDS encoding FAD-binding oxidoreductase; the encoded protein is MKSGLIQSFGENHVDYLHDESRFSGRAETIAFPANENEVRHVVAAVCAAGGTLTVQGARTGIAGGAVPRGGTVLNLSRLNIVGYCTPCKGFLKAQAGVLLTDVRAVADENNLFFPPDPTETSASIGGMIATNASGALSFFYGSTRKWIEALRIVLADGSMLALQRGDAIVSGREFRVATEDGREICGILPGYTMPPVKSAAGYYAADNMDLIDLFMGMEGTLGIITEAKLRLIPRPAVVCGLTVFLPSTAAALTFVRLVRGESVGLQTGLLARPVAIEFFNHDTLELLRQMKREGKGGGSIPPLRSHYHTAVYLEFHGEVEEALESAAMAAIETASALGGSGEDSWFASTPRDLEPQKAFRHAIPEAVNLLIGERQRIDPAITKLGTDMSVPDAALEQVMDMYQEGLKAARLESVIFGHIGNNHVHVNILPRSMEEYERGKALYQVWARRVVEMGGSVSAEHGIGRLKTSLLELMVGKHGVAQMRALKQLFDPGMKLNPGVLFD
- a CDS encoding alcohol dehydrogenase catalytic domain-containing protein → MKAMRLTGIRAMAMQTVPTPAVTQDNEILIQMTRVGVCGSDVHYYTEGKIGSQVVQYPFTVGHEGAGIIKQVGAAVSKFRPGDHVAIEPAMPCWGCDQCLAGRPHTCRKLKFLGCPEQAEGCLSEYVVMPETSCVALSPSISDDEGALSEPLAIGVYAVKTSIPMRGAKVGILGSGPIGLSILFAARAQGAGCIYVTDKIKARLAMARRAGADWGGNPEACDVVKEICQREPAQLDVVFECCGKQEALDQGIELLKPGGKLMVVGIPPTLDRVSFKIDLLRRKELCIQNVRRQNHCVQPALDMIARREFDVNVMVTHRFPFSQTQAAFDLVAGYENGVVKAMIDF
- a CDS encoding AraC family transcriptional regulator, which gives rise to MINEYHSSGIRMTTCIAASLRQWNNPNLSAPYWRLYWNRNVGAQVRLSDRITPLDPGHLVLISPNTPFASHHSKVMEHLYMHFVTPPPYTGLPPSVFCIPIDNATQKRAGELYNYSEEGTPLCNRGVMLAFSLIHQALAQVPDELLKHENCNTCILDAMRLMEQSHQTPPSNDTLARIARMNTNAFIRLFKRQTGVSPQAYSTSKRVEQACLLLHHSSLGIKEIAERTGFCDRYHFTRVFTRIRGVPPAEFRQQTYATIKNQSSP
- a CDS encoding alpha-amylase family protein, which encodes MKIKKVSKSPITCSGPDLVASRFRQIHLDFHTSELIPDVGAEFDADTFGNILDEARVNWITLFAKCHHGMSYYPTQAGAIHPSMKIDLLGEQIEACRKRGIVTPAYISVRVDEHNAKIHHDWIGHLKDNKYWKWGDTLSAGWYNHCMNNTDYIDQLEAQAEEVLKWYDVEGLFFDMCYCPDPGCYCPRCYDSMKRRGMDFASDEDHRKHEFLITREYTQRLTKAIRKIKKNATIFFNGRMRPGITEELDVFTHIEIEALPTGGWGYAFFPIHARYGRVLPRPLQGMTARFHKSWADFGGVKTSDQLLFEAGTILSATAVMNVGDQCHPRGTLDKGAYEVIGTSFKHVEKCEPWCVGAKAAAEIGVMMLPAEEVAGKAVGAGHMAGIQESVDGAGRMLLELKQQFNLIYPNTDLKDYKVVILPDSGAVDVPLQKALKAFMDQGGAVIASHKASLQDGKFHCPGLPVSYVSENPSTPCYLDLGKELGQGWPQSKFVFYDASTFVKPVAGAVKMGHLVSSYFNREYDHFCSHNQTPDDKVTPYPVAVVKGRVAYISTEVFKAYRNHAYS